One part of the Methanosphaera cuniculi genome encodes these proteins:
- the frhG gene encoding coenzyme F420 hydrogenase subunit gamma, whose product MLSKIKNIFTNKESKAEPETTQQKAKGQKLKVGYIHLSGCTGDLMSFTENYDDLVDLLHAVDIVYGTTLIDRWDMPEMDIVLIEGSVCLEDEHSIKELKEAREKADLLVAFGSCASTGGFTVYAKGGQQAQPQHSSFVPLQYIVDVDMAIPGCPPSPESIKKVILAAATNDMEYLKPFMEFAKNKEACGCDLQKKIVNQSICIGCGTCAAACPTRAMTMKDGRPLFNCDRCVKCGLCYYQCTRSWWPIDQIRKDMQKEQ is encoded by the coding sequence TTGCTTAGCAAAATAAAAAATATATTCACAAACAAAGAAAGTAAAGCAGAACCAGAAACAACACAACAAAAAGCAAAAGGTCAAAAACTAAAAGTTGGATACATACACCTATCAGGTTGTACTGGAGATCTAATGTCATTTACAGAAAACTATGATGATCTTGTAGATCTACTACATGCTGTAGATATCGTATATGGAACAACATTAATAGACAGATGGGATATGCCAGAAATGGATATAGTACTAATTGAAGGATCTGTATGTCTTGAAGATGAACATTCAATAAAAGAACTTAAAGAAGCAAGAGAAAAAGCAGATCTACTAGTTGCATTTGGGTCATGTGCATCAACTGGAGGATTCACAGTATATGCAAAAGGAGGACAACAAGCACAACCACAACATTCATCATTTGTACCTCTTCAATATATAGTTGATGTTGACATGGCAATACCAGGATGTCCACCATCACCAGAATCAATTAAAAAAGTAATACTTGCTGCTGCAACAAATGATATGGAATACCTAAAACCATTCATGGAATTTGCAAAAAACAAAGAAGCATGTGGATGCGACCTACAAAAGAAAATAGTAAACCAATCAATATGTATAGGATGTGGAACATGTGCAGCAGCATGTCCAACACGTGCAATGACAATGAAAGATGGAAGACCACTATTTAACTGTGATAGATGTGTAAAATGCGGATTATGCTACTATCAATGTACAAGAAGCTGGTGGCCTATTGATCAAATAAGAAAAGACATGCAAAAAGAACAATAA